In Cryptococcus tetragattii IND107 chromosome 5, whole genome shotgun sequence, one genomic interval encodes:
- a CDS encoding phosphoribosylaminoimidazole carboxylase — MAPRKTVGILGGGQLGRMLTHPAALLGIPLLILDSGSYTPAKQTLLPPPSHSHLDGPFTSEPHIRELASACDVLTVEIEHVNADVLEAVEKEGLCEVQPSPKTIRLIQNKYDQKKYLAERGVAVAPYEELPVNPTEEDFKAIAGRLGLPLMLKAKTLAYDGRGNSPLKSTSSEDIQASLKFLGDRPLYAEGWAPFVKEVAVMVVRNKEGEVRSYDAVETIHRESILRVCLAPLRGERGVNQRARELAEKAVGHLEGAGIFGVEMFLMPDGELLLNEIAPRPHNSGHHTIEACLTSQFENHLRAILSLPLGSTALRVPSAAMVNILGASSTMDAVDKMADNALTVSGAAVHLYGKAESRKARKMGHITVTAESDAELNEHLRTLLFAQPDAHADWIDLIAPPPPAPAHSHAKPLVGIIMGSDSDLPVMHPATKILEKFGVPYELTITSAHRTPERMVKYAKTAAGRGLRAIIAGAGGAAHLPGMVASETSLPVIGVPVKASVLDGVDSLYSIVQMPRGIPCATVGINNSTNAALLAVRILGTSVPALNKATEEYSKALEEEVLAKVDILEEEGWDKYVERLKK, encoded by the exons ATGGCCCCCAGAAAGACAGTCGGTATCCTCG GCGGTGGTCAGCTCGGCCGGATGCTTACCCACCCTGCGGCCCTTCTCGGCATTCCTCTCCTGATTCTCGACTCTGGTTCTTACACTCCCGCCAAACAaaccctccttcccccccCTTCTCACTCACACCTTGATGGGCCTTTCACTTCGGAACCCCACATTCGTGAACTTGCCTCTGCGTGCGACGTCCTCACAGTGGAGATCGAGCACGTCAACGCCGATGTTCTTGAGGCTgtagaaaaggaaggtCTCTGTGAAGTCCAGCCAAGTCCCAAGACAATCAGATTGATCCAAAACAAGTATGATCAAAAGAAGTACCTTGCCGAAAGAGGTGTGGCTGTTGCACCTTATGAGGAGCTTCCGGTAAACCCgacggaagaggatttTAAGGCTATCGCGGGTCGATTGGGTTTGCCCTTGATGCTCAAAGCTAAGACGCTTGCCTATGATGGGCGCGGTAATTCTCCTCTTAAATCCACATCCTCAGAGGACATCCAAGCTTCCTTGAAATTCCTTGGTGACAGACCTCTTTATGCCGAAGGTTGGGCGCCCTTTGTCAAGGAAGTTGCGGTTATGGTTGTCAGGAATAAGGAGGGTGAAGTCCGAAGCTATGACGCGGTTGAGACTATTCACAGAGAGAGCATTTTGCGAGTGTGTTTGGCCCCTCTCAGGGGTGAAAGGGGTGTGAATCAGAGAGCTAGGGAACTAGCTGAGAAGGCAGTCGGACACCTTGAGGGCGCTGGTATATTTGGCGTTGAAATGTTCCTCATGCCtgatg GCGAACTTCTTCTCAACGAGAttgctcctcgtcctcacAACTCTGGCCACCACACCATTGAAGCATGTCTTACTTCCCAGTTTGAGAATCACCTTCGAGCCATTTTATCCTTGCCTCTTGGCTCTACTGCTCTCCGTGTCCCATCTGCTGCCATGGTCAACATTCTCGGTGCCTCATCGACTATGGACGCCGTAGACAAAATGGCAGACAATGCGCTCACTGTCTCTGGTGCTGCCGTGCACCTGTACGGCAAAGCTGAGAGCCGAAAAGCTCGCAAGATGGGCCACATCACGGTGACTGCCGAGAGCGATGCTGAGCTCAATGAGCACCTTCGAACTCTATTATTCGCCCAGCCTGATGCCCATGCCGACTGGATTGACCTCATTgcgcctcctccacctgctCCCGCCCACTCCCACGCCAAGCCTCTTGTTGGTATCATCATGGGTAGCGACTCTGACTTGCCAGTCATGCATCCTGCCACCAAAATTCTCGAAAAATTCGGTGTCCCTTACGAGCTTACCATAACTTCTGCCCATCGCACTCCTGAGCGAATGGTGAAATATGCGAAGACTGCTGCAGGCCGAGGATTGCGAGCCATCATTGCTGGGGCCGGCGGGGCTGCCCATTTACCAGGTATGGTCGCTAGCGAGACCAGTTTGCCGGTCATTGGTGTGCCCGTCAAGGCCAGTGTACTAGACGGCGTGGATTCATTGTACAGTATTGTGCAGATGCCT CGAGGTATTCCCTGTGCCACTGTGGGTATCAACAATTCTACAAATGCCGCCTTACTTGCGGTCCGTATTCTTGGAACATCTGTACCCGCACTTAACAAGGCAACTGAGGAATACTCCAAGGCgcttgaggaagaagttttAGCTAAAGTTGACattttggaggaggaaggctGGGACAAGTACGTTGAGAGGCTGAAGAAATAG